One Burkholderia sp. PAMC 26561 genomic window carries:
- a CDS encoding diacylglycerol kinase, giving the protein MLYAHREPFDQEEDAGEPLSPDDMLAPLPFNPYKGNRGLTRAWHAMKNSLNGFRVAIREESAFRQELTLAAILLPCGIFVPVTPVERAVLMASVLLVLMVELLNSSVEAAIDRISLERHELSKRAKDFGSAAVMVALLVCLLTWGLIVGPLLWQWTLALF; this is encoded by the coding sequence TTGCTCTATGCTCATCGCGAACCCTTCGACCAGGAAGAGGACGCCGGCGAACCATTGAGCCCCGACGACATGCTTGCCCCGCTGCCCTTCAACCCTTACAAGGGCAATCGCGGCCTGACACGCGCCTGGCACGCGATGAAAAACTCGCTGAACGGCTTTCGTGTGGCGATCCGCGAGGAAAGCGCGTTCCGCCAGGAACTGACGCTCGCGGCCATTCTCTTGCCATGCGGGATTTTCGTGCCGGTTACGCCGGTCGAACGCGCGGTGTTGATGGCATCCGTGCTGCTGGTGTTGATGGTGGAGCTGCTTAATTCGAGCGTGGAAGCGGCCATCGACCGAATTTCGCTGGAGCGCCACGAACTGTCCAAACGCGCGAAAGACTTTGGCAGCGCGGCGGTGATGGTTGCATTGCTCGTGTGCCTGCTGACCTGGGGGCTGATAGTCGGCCCGCTTCTGTGGCAATGGACCCTAGCATTGTTTTAA